DNA from Eucalyptus grandis isolate ANBG69807.140 chromosome 5, ASM1654582v1, whole genome shotgun sequence:
CGCCAATTACCGAAATGTCCCTGGTCTTGTTCATCAAAGGGTCAGCCCCGGCGAAGTTCAAGCTACCCGTGTGCTGGGTGGAATTAAACACAAACGAAAAGCCAAGCCAAGCTGTGAAGATATCCTTCTTGTCGTAGATATAGAACCCTTGGGCACGCCCAACGGGCTTCGAGTGCAAATTGTTGTCCAACGTGATGGGGTCGTCAAACACGACCAAATCGCCGAAATGGCTTTGCCCGGCCAAAATCGTCTGGTTGGCCCAAGCCGGCGCGCCGATTATGGCCGAGGTCGCGTTCTTCGCGTTGTTCCCATTGTAGAGAACGTCATGGAAGAAGAACACGAGCCGCTTGCATGGGCGGCGATTGCGGATGCGCTTGTTTGCTGCATCGGCGTTGGAGCCGAAAATTAGGAACAAGAAGAGGAGCGAAACGATTACTTTTGCACCCATTTTCGAGCACAATCGATTGATAGAAAGAATTTCGCCAAAGACTTGAGCCGTTGAGCTTGTATGGGGATCTAATGCTCATTATATAGGGGACCTAAGGGGATAACCTCTTGAAAGGCTTGGCTCACACGTCATTCTTCTTGCTGGACCAGGAATTTAGAACTACAATAGAAAGTGCAGCTTTTTCATCCCGTGTTACTGCTGCCTCCaacttttttagttttttgggtTTAAACAACTGTCTCCAATTGAATAGCTTCATTTTCACGGCTATCGTTATGATTGGAGGC
Protein-coding regions in this window:
- the LOC104443943 gene encoding disease resistance response protein 206 is translated as MGAKVIVSLLFLFLIFGSNADAANKRIRNRRPCKRLVFFFHDVLYNGNNAKNATSAIIGAPAWANQTILAGQSHFGDLVVFDDPITLDNNLHSKPVGRAQGFYIYDKKDIFTAWLGFSFVFNSTQHTGSLNFAGADPLMNKTRDISVIGGTGDFFMARGVATLMTDSFEGEVYFRLRTDIKLYECW